CACAATGGGTTTTTTCCTTTCAAAGTAAAGAAAAGCAGTAGTGTGTTGAGGAATCGATTACTATATCGCTTAGAATAAGTGACCCAGTTCAACAATTGTGCAAAACAGTGTAGTATTATAGTAAATCATACTTAATGCCGTCTGATAATGtgtgagggttagggttgggtaggaCACGGCAGCTTGTTGTACTGTGATACTGATTTGGCTCCATGACAGTAATGCATAGAACTTTATTCAGCTCATTCATAACTGCCAGTTagcatccatatttatttaggaAGATAGCCACGGTCAGGTAGGAGAGAGGGATAGGGAGAGATAAGGAATGAGTGAggtagagagaaagagagagagagaacaagggagagcgggacagggagagagagaaccagggagagagagagagcggatGAGTGAGGtggggagagggggagggagagagagagagagagagagagagagagagagagagagagagagagagagaggcagaagaGGACAGAGGGGGGAAAATCAAAGCAGCCCACAGCAGGCGAGCAGACAGTCGCGCGCTCTCCGCTAGCGGGTCATGTGATCGCAGCCAGGCGTCCCGGGGCACGAGCCGACAGTTTCCACGAGAGACGAGAGTTTCTGCGACGGTAGGTGCgcgtctttatttatttatgaaacGTGAACTTATTATCACATAATTGTCGCTAAAATAACACCTTCAGTCATCCGCTATATTATACATGCACAACGTATCCCATAATACATATATGTTAAACAGAGAGAGGTGTATCCAAAATATTAATATACTTTTTAAGTTTCTGTTTTCCTTATTTATTCTGCCTTGAGTGCTGAAAGCAGACATTAAGCTTTTTTCAGTAGAAACGCTGTACCTGTACGCGTCCCGGCCCCAGTGATCAATGGGCTTTTAACGCGTTTTCTGGAGATGCAGCTCCCAGGCGATTTCCCCGTCTTCACACACCCGTCTGCGCCCGTTTCACTAATAACCCATATACAatgtttttatgtcatttttactttttgtttaAACCTTTATTTATGAAATGTTATAACTCAATCTCGGGGGGTTTCCGAGATTGGGTTATAACGGAAGGCAATCTTTCTGCCTTCCGTTGGTAAAGCAGTCAATCTCCCTAGCCCTGGATTTTGATTTAATCAAAAAGAATTGTTCCTCATTTAAAGTTTGTATTCTTTTGATGCTTCTTCCTTCTCACTATAGACTATTGGACAGGAAAGTCATCGTGCTGTCCTGTAATGGTGTAAATGACTGTGGTTTTGTCTGCCTTGTCACCCAGACTGTCTGTTCAGAGGACCCTCCTCGGCACCCAGCCAGCATGGGGCTTGCCAGACTCTGTGTAGTTTTGGTCCTTTTTACGCCGAAGGGAAGCTATCAGACAAACAGCACAGGTGACTCCGCAGACCGGGGCATCCCCGCCTCTTTGTCCTTACTGGGTCCCCATGGCACCGGCTCCCCCTGGCTGGGAAGCTTCCCCGGCGCCCGCTCTAGGCTGGAGGACTCCAACGGCTCCGTACAGACCTCACCGGTAACCCCCCCTCCGTGCGCAGTGCCGATGTCCATCAGCCACTACTTCAAGTACATCAACACCTTGTTCTCCTGCCTGGTGTTCGTGGTGGGTATCGTGGGCAATGCCACCTTGCTGAGGATTATCTACCAGAACAAGTGCATGAGGAACGGGCCCAACGCCCTGATCGCCAGCCTGGCTCTGGGGGAtctcatctacatctccatcaACATCCCCATCAACGTGTACAAGGTGAGAACCCGGCCTGCCCGGCTCCAGTGAGCGGTGCCAGGCTGGGATAGGCTGGCCTGCTGGCTCTCTCGCGTTAGTGCCCCTGGCGTGAGTTACGTTCGGCCGGTGTCTTTCACACCCATTTCTTtgtgaagatggatgaatgaaaatTGGCTCGTACGAGATATGTTGTTTTGCTGTTGAACCATGTAAGAATAACAGTCTGAGCTCTTGGGTTGTAGCCTTTCCCATGAAATTCTCCGCAGATTAAAATCAGCGtcgggggacatcctggaaggGATCACATTTGCACATTTCTCCAAAGTGAATTACAGTAGAAGGAATTTATATACACTCCCacggatttgaacccatgactttCATATCATTATAACTATGTTCTAGTTGATGAGCTAGAAATGCCAGACGGACGCGAAGCGCACATTCATTGGAGCAGCTTAGAGCACATTCTATGAAAGAGTCACATCTTTGTACCGTGGAAAGTGTGAGTCACAGGAGAAAAGCAGTACAGGCACAGAGAGAAACTGCACACGAACAGAGAGGTGGGAGCTGATCCCATCACCCtgaaggtgtgaggctacagtgctgcctcgaataataattataattatggtGATAATCGTGATGATGATAATTATGGTGATAGCAGAGAGTATCTGTTGGTATAATGTGTGGCAGTGCAGCTCTTTGGCGCTGAAGATGTCAGTGCCTCGGTCTGTGTGCTGCCTTCCGGACAGAGACGTTTCATAACCCAAAGCATCTTGGCAAGGGGCAGTAGTACGCTAACCGCTAACCGCCAGCGCTTGTCCATAATCCCAGACCGGCCCTTAAGGAGCGACAGCTGACTAGCGCTCGCTAAAATAACGGCGGGGAATGCGCTACGTAGGGCTCGCAGCGAGCTGTTCACCGCCCCGCCACGGTCCTACCTTCCACTTCACTGAGTTCATTTCTCCAAAGTTTAATTTTGACACCTGTTGTCGAATTCCATAGGGCTCCTGGTAAGACAGCATTCCTTTCGGTCTGGGAAACTTTGGAGAATTACACAGGAAGTCACTGAGTGCTAAAACGTTACGTTTTGGAGCATAATAACACGCAGTGTATTCATGCAGGAAAAGACCACAGTCAGGAACATTAAAAGATCATTTACGCGGTGCTCACTAATGTTACTGCTGAGTGATACACATGGGACACTGGCATGCAGTGCGCCATGTCGCTCTGGGTGTTTGCTTTGCCATTCTGACGCCGCCGCCGGACCCCGCAGCTCCTGGCGATGAGGTGGCCCTTCAGCGAGCACCCGTTCGGCCTCTTCCTCTGCAAGCTGGTCCCCTTCCTCCAGAAGGCATCCGTGGGCATCACCGTGTTCAACCTCTGTGCCCTCAGCGTCGACAGGTAAGTCCCAGTGACGTCCGCTGTCCCCTCAGGGGGGCGACAGGCCGACAGCCTGCATCCCAGGTCGCGGACAGAAAATAGCTGGTGTCTTTGTTAGGATTCCAGGGAAACGAGTCTCGTTACGTCCAAACTAAGGGGCAGCGCACATCAGCAAGCAGGAGTGCTAGTGAGGACGCTACTGTACAGCGATACATTACAATCTATTTATCTGGCAAACatgtttatccaaagcaatgctTATTTAGAGTAAACAGCATCAGTCACAGAGCGATTTTGAATTAAGGGTCTTTCTCAACAGCCCAAGAAGGAAATCACTCCGCCAGCCCTGAGATCCCAGCAACCGTCCAATCACAGGGACAGCGTCCtgatctgctgagtcacacactgtcaCTCAGGACAGCATCATACATTAGAAAGTTGCATATTAAAGATGAGATGCTCGACTCCTAAAGCACATATACAAACAAGCGGAAAAAAACGACACTTTATTTAACACCAGACTGTTAAGTAACTTGCTTACCAGCAGTGCTTGGGCTCCAACCCCGCCTAGGCGTCCACAGTTAAACCCCACGTTCATGTCTGCACATGCATCGCTAAGCTGATACACAGATAGCATAATTAGATGACCTCATTCTTCCTGACTTGTGTTTTATTGAGGATCTGTCATTATTGTGGCAGTCAAGGCCCTGGGGACATTCAGAGGCACAAAGAAACTTTTCAGGTTCAGGGCTGAAAAACGTGCCGCTGTCATCGCCCCCCGTGCCCCAGCCTGCGACCCCCCTGAAGGCACCATgggtcactggggggggggggagttgggtTCTGTAGAGACCCAGAAAATAAGGAGAAGCTCTGAATGCTGAAGAAAGCTTTAGGCTAAAGCCACATTTGGTCTCTGGCCTTTGCCCTGGTgtcatggcggggggggggggggggggggggttccccccgGATCGGGTTTACGGATGTGTCTTTAACGGCAGAACGGCGTGTCTGGTGGCAACTGGGACAAATGTTTCCAGGAAAGATTAATTAGTGCTTTCCTTAAAACTCAAGAGGAAACAGCAGGTGTGTCAGATGCATTCATTTAGCGCTAAACTCACACTGGAGCTGTACTACCAGGCAGAAACCAAGAAGAGCTGCTTCACTAACACTCTGAAGCACACAAGTCTCTCAGGCCCCGTTAAAATACTTACGAATAAAAGCGTGTGAGTGTCAACCAGAAAAGTACATAAACAAACGAAGGAACTCGCTGATGAGTAGATTAACACTTCTGTGCTTCTGTGAGAGTGTTACTGTGCATTGTTAACACTTCTGTGCTTCTGTGAGAATGTTACTGTGCAGCGTTAACACTTCTGTGCTGTGAGAATGTTACTGTGCATTGTTAACACTTCTGTGAGAATGTTACTCTGCATTGTTAGCACTTCTGTGCTTCTGTGAGAATGTTACTCTGCATTGTTAACACTTCTGTGCTTCTGTGAGAATGTTACTCTGCATTGTTAACACTTCTGTGCTTCTGTGAGAGTGTTACTGTGCATCGTTAACACTTCTGTGCTTCTGTGAGAGTGTTACTGTGCATCGTTAACACTTCTGTGCTTCTGTGAGAGTGTTACTGTGCATCGTTAACACTTCTGTGCTTCTGTGAGAGTGTTACTGTGCAGCGTTAACACTTCTGTGCTTCTGAAAACGATTCTGAACATAAGCCTTCATCATAACTTTGTTTCCTGTCTAATGGTGTGCTCGCCTATGGAGAAGGTATTTGTGTGGATTAGTTATTAAATTGCTGCAATGATACATGAAACACCTTAAATAACATTGGTTTATCTGTAGAGTAACGATGTAGctaacagaataaaaataatcaGAACCTTAAGAAAGGACTATCTGTCTGATAATTAATGCATTTTCAAAAAGATTCCCATTTAAATAGCTTAATGGCAGGTTTCACTAAGTTACGctcagggtggtgggggggttttgGCCTGAAATCTGACTGCAGAACTGAACCTGAAGGAGGTGCCAGTCTGCCCGGTCCCACAGATGATCCCGGTCCCACACGACTCAGGTTCTCCCCAGAAAATCTGAAGGTGGGGCGGATTACGGCCGGGAGCGTTTAGGCGGCACGCTGTCCCACGGGATACGGCTCGTCTTACGCTGCTGCCGGTGCAGCCCTGTGAAGCTCAGGAGCACATGAAGCTACTGAACTAACCCACTGAGGACCTTCCAGAACATATGCAGACCATTAGCCAGCCCCATAGAAAGAGGCCTCACCAACTCCGTCCAAGATTAACAACAGTCAAGGCTTGAAAATAAGCAACATCTTCTGGGAGCTACCAACATTAGCctagggtgggggggagggggggtgctccTTATTTACAGGTTTTTTACTGATGTAAATACTACAGTATATGTGTTTATTTCCCCTGGCCGGGTACAGGTTCCGGGCGGTGGTCTCCTGGAGCCGGGTCCAGGGGGTGGGAATCCCTCTGGTGACAGCCAttgaaattgtctccatttggATCCTGTCCATCGTCCTGGCCATTCCTGAAGCCGTCGTCTTCGACATGGTCAGCTTCAGCTACGAAAACGTCACCATGAAGACCTGCATGCTGAACCCGCAGACTCCCTTCATGATGGTACGGCTTGGCGAAGTAACCTTCCTGATACAAAACAGATACAGAGCTTTTCCTATGGATACAAAAGTCTACGACAAGCTAACTGGGAAGCAGGTTTCATGCTGTAGGTTTACATTAGTGTAACATTGTAGAATTTATCAGTATGATAAATGATAGTAATCAGCATTTATTAGTATTTATTACTCATAGTTACAGTGCCTATCAGTATTTATTACTCATAGTTACAGTACCTAACAGTATTTATTACTCAGTTACAGTGCCTATCAGTATTTATTACTCATAGTTACAGTGCTTAACAGTGAGATTAAGTTGTGGATATTAAGGCATAGCTGCATTTATTGACATATATCAATTAGACTTTTTTGAAGAACATTGAAAAAAATGTTACTTCCAAACAAGGGCTGCTTGGGTATGTATGAGGAATCGCTGAGACTGCGAACATCTGAGAAACAGGATTACCAAAAAAGGAGATTATTGCCTATCCAGGGGTGATAAAGGGCTGAAACTCTGGACTGCACACAACttcaaaagataaataaattctACCCACACATATTAATCAATACTTTTTTGGCTGGTAGGTCACATGAGTCAAAGAAGTTGTAAATTTACACTAGTAAgcgaatgaaataaataaaaaacaaccaATATATAACAATATGCATTTATGTGCACTAAAAGGCAGAATGAATAAATTAGCTGCCATTCATTTAAGGCTAATTACTTCATACTTACTTGAAAAGCTGTAAATAATAAGGAACTGACGTATGTGTCTGGAGGGTGGCTTTGTTGCCGGCGAGTCGCCGTGGGCAACGCCAGGCCAGCAGATCTTAACTGTCTTGGGGCAAAGGGCCATTTTCGGGGACCCTGCACATCTTAAATACAGCCATATGTTCTCGGGTGCCCTTATCTGCAGTGTCGCCCAGGACGGCACTGGCACTGCAGCCAGAGGGTATCGGCGTCTCAGCTTTGGTTCACATTGGTTACTCGCACCTCGGGCCCCGAAGCCACGTGCTTTCCTAACGCCCCTTCCCCCCACTGTGCCCCGCTCTCGCTCCAGTTCTACACCAAAGCCAAGGACTGGTGGCTGTTTGGCTGTTACTTCTGCATGCCGCTGGCCTGCACCGCCTTCTTCTACTCGCTCATGACCTGCGAGATGCTGCATCGGCGTAACGGGGACCTCCGGATCGCCCTCACTGAGCATCTGAAGCAGGTGGGGCACTGtgctcctaaccctaacccctgttCTCAGAAAGCGGGAGACATTTCTCACCAGGCGTCTGTCTATTCAGACGCCATCTGACTCCGCTCTCAGTCAGTCATGTAGCACAAGCGAAGACTCGCTGATGACGTTGAACTCCTGGCTCCATTAAGAAGGTTCAGCACATTGTCCTGCTTAAGCGATACTGTGTTAGCAGAGCATAAGTGTTGATCTACGTCATATTTATTAGCCTGTGTCGATGCTGCGTCCAGTCATTAGCTGTATCTCGATTAAAATTTTGCGTACATCATAAGTGAAGTTGACAAAGTTAAACTGAAAATAGGGCGTGTTTCCATTGCTGCCACATGAGTAATACTTGCTATTTATAGTCCTGTGAGACTGACATCCAAGTCTTGTACTGTATGATGCAAGCTTACCATGGTTAGAATCTCTGGAAGAACTCGACATCATGTCCGATACATATCTACTAATTCACAAATTTTGTTTCCATGGCAATTTTGCAAGGTACTTCCGAGTTGCCACAAAAGCACTTCAAGTGGGGTTTTTTTTGCAGTATTTGTTGGTTTTTTTCTTTAACGCTGAGTGTGAAAAGAGAGACAGCGTTGTTGTCTGACTGCTGTCTCCCCCTCCTGACTGTTCCAGAGGAGAGAAGTGGCTAAAGCTGTCTTCTGTCTGGTGCTCATCTTTGCACTCTGCTGGTTCCCTCTGCATCTCAGTCGGATACTCAAAAAGATGGTGTACGCGCAGAATGACAGAGGAAGATGCGACCTGCTCAGGTAAGCCCGGCCCACATTCTCCACGGATCTTaatataatgtaatgtaagcccCGCCCACATCATCCCCTGGTCTAAATGTCATGTAAGCCCCGCCCACATCATCCCCTGGTCTAAATGTCATGTAAGCCCTGCCCACATCCTCCCCTGGTCTTAATGTCATGTAAGCCCCGCCCACATACTCCCCTAGTCTTAATGTCATGTAAGCCCCGCCCACATCCTCTCCGGGTCTTAATGGACTTCGGGTTATTCAGGCATTATACCTGTTGTACAGGACAGATGAATTAATGATCTGAGGCTTCCTGTTAATCTGGTATTAGTGAATAAAAAGTGGAAAATCACAGGACGTACCTGTTGAAAAAATAGTTTTCCTTAATGCCAACTTAAACATCTATCAGCTCACACACATACCAATGACTCCAGGGTGAGAATTTCCAAAGAATGCATGAACACAAGACTGACTTTTGCTTCAGGTTCCTGCTGGTGCTTGACTACTTGAGTAAAAATCTGGCAACTATCAACTCCTGCATAAACCCCATCATCCTGTATTTTGTGAGCAAGAAATTTAAGAACTGCATTAAGGTAGGCTTGATTCTGGATTCCTTACAAGTGTTGGTTTCCCCTGTGCTTGCGTGACATTACACTTCCTCCAAAGTGTTTCTCATGTCACTCGCTCCGCAAGATCATTACGCTGACAGGGCCCTGCCAAGGAGCCCTTAGTTCAGAGCTTAACACTCTGAGTCTTGCTGATTTGAATCTATGATTTTCAAAGTCTGGAAATACTTATTGTTGTTCTGGGAAGCAGGGAATGAGTGTGAGCTTCTTACATGAAACCTGCCCAGTGTGGAGTGAGTGATCTCAGCCTGTCAGTCTGCCGTTACCCAGCCAAGGCCCCTACGGACGCGGCACTCAGGGCTGTGCTGAGGGTTCTGTGTATGTTAATATTCTCCTCTGCCTCCCATGCTCCTCCCACTCACTTCCTCCTGCCCCTCCCTCTCCTGTTtcctgcccctccccctcccacctTCCTGCCCCCCCTTCCGGCCCCTCCCTCACCCCGCCCAGTCCTGCCTCTGCTGCTGTTACCACCCAGGCTCACTGATAAACAGCATGATGCCCCTGAATGGCACCAGTATACAGTACAAGATGCCGGAGATCCACCACGCCGACCACAGCTTGCGTAAAGACAGTGACATCtgaggccacgcccccctccACCAGCCTATCATGGATCTCCGTCTTTCCCATCAGTATGCCGTGTGCAAAGAGGATATTGGAGATCCACCATGCCGACCACAGCCTGCGTAAAGACAGTGACATCtgaggccacgcccccctccACCAGCCAATCATGGACCTCCGTCTTTCCAATCAGTGTGCCGTGTGCAAAGAGGATATTGGAGATCCACCATGCCGACCACAGCCTGCATAAAAACAGTGACATCtgaggccacgcccccctccACCAGCCAATCATGGACCTCCGTCTTTCCCATCAGTGTGCCGTATGCAAAGAGCATATTGGAGATCCACCATGCCGACCACAGCTTGTGTAAAGACAGTGACATTtgaggccacgcccccctccACCAGCCTATCATGGACCTCCGTCTTTCCCATCAGTGTGCCGTGTGCAAAGAGCAAGCCATGGATTCCTCACAGCCATACTTAAGCAGTATGGGCTTAGCGCATATCATACTGCAGGATTCCTTTGCATTTCAGTGTTGCACAGCCGCATGGAAAACGGCAGCATCAGCAAAGCATGGCCCACACATCTCCGCACCGAGTGACATCGGCACTAAGGCACTGGCAGATTGACCCCCCTGTAGATCATGGGCGCTGTTACTCTGCCAGAAGGCCTGCACAGGAATTGACTAAGTGCCAGGCCTGAAGGATTTCAATCCGAAAGCTTCTTTTCAGTTTATTGGTACCCCTGGATGCTGTGGTCCTGATAGCAGCACCGCCGAAGGTGCTGACTCTCTGCACCTCTCACTGGACATCAGCTGGG
The sequence above is a segment of the Brienomyrus brachyistius isolate T26 chromosome 12, BBRACH_0.4, whole genome shotgun sequence genome. Coding sequences within it:
- the LOC125705156 gene encoding endothelin receptor type B-like, producing MGLARLCVVLVLFTPKGSYQTNSTGDSADRGIPASLSLLGPHGTGSPWLGSFPGARSRLEDSNGSVQTSPVTPPPCAVPMSISHYFKYINTLFSCLVFVVGIVGNATLLRIIYQNKCMRNGPNALIASLALGDLIYISINIPINVYKLLAMRWPFSEHPFGLFLCKLVPFLQKASVGITVFNLCALSVDRFRAVVSWSRVQGVGIPLVTAIEIVSIWILSIVLAIPEAVVFDMVSFSYENVTMKTCMLNPQTPFMMFYTKAKDWWLFGCYFCMPLACTAFFYSLMTCEMLHRRNGDLRIALTEHLKQRREVAKAVFCLVLIFALCWFPLHLSRILKKMVYAQNDRGRCDLLRFLLVLDYLSKNLATINSCINPIILYFVSKKFKNCIKSCLCCCYHPGSLINSMMPLNGTSIQYKMPEIHHADHSLRKDSDI